Proteins found in one Coffea eugenioides isolate CCC68of chromosome 5, Ceug_1.0, whole genome shotgun sequence genomic segment:
- the LOC113770527 gene encoding probable xyloglucan endotransglucosylase/hydrolase protein 23, translated as MFPLTSSKASFLLHFSLIASLLLAASAGNFYQDVDQNFGDQRFQILEGGQLLTLSLDKLSGSGFQSKNEYLFGRFDVQLKLIPGNSAGTVTTFYLSSQGSAHDEIDFEFLGNSSGQPYTIHTNVYAQGKGGREQQFRLWFDPTTSFHTYSIVWNPQRIIFLVDNIPIRVFNNQESNGVPYPKNQAMRVYCSLWNADDWATQGGRVKTDWTLAPFTVSYRNFNANGCVKIPGSSACGSTNSLSNDQAWQTQGLDANGRNRIRWVQHKYMIYNYCNDASRFPQGFPSECKGSRF; from the exons ATGTTTCCCCTTACATCGTCTAAAGCTTCATTCCTGCTACATTTCTCTCTAATTGCCTCACTTCTGCTGGCTGCCTCCGCTGGTAACTTTTACCAAGATGTCGACCAGAATTTTGGGGATCAACGGTTTCAGATTCTTGAGGGTGGCCAACTTCTTACGTTGTCCTTAGACAAGTTATCTGGTTCTGGATTTCAGTCCAAGAATGAGTATTTATTCGGGCGATTTGATGTGCAGCTCAAGCTTATACCTGGCAACTCTGCTGGCACAGTCACGACCTTTTAT tTATCATCTCAAGGATCAGCACATGATGAGATTGATTTTGAGTTCTTGGGCAATTCTTCTGGACAGCCTTATACAATCCACACCAATGTTTATGCTCAGGGAAAAGGTGGCAGAGAACAACAGTTTCGCCTGTGGTTTGATCCCACAACATCCTTCCACACCTATTCAATTGTTTGGAATCCTCAAAGGATCAT ATTCTTGGTGGACAACATACCAATAAGAGTATTCAACAATCAAGAATCAAATGGAGTACCTTACCCAAAGAACCAGGCCATGAGAGTCTATTGCAGCTTGTGGAATGCAGATGACTGGGCTACACAAGGCGGCCGTGTTAAGACTGATTGGACACTTGCCCCATTCACTGTTTCTTACAGAAACTTCAATGCAAATGGATGTGTTAAGATACCTGGATCGTCAGCCTGCGGTTCCACAAATTCATTGAGCAATGATCAGGCATGGCAAACCCAAGGACTTGATGCTAATGGCCGCAACAGAATCCGATGGGTTCAACATAAATACATGATCTATAACTACTGCAATGATGCTTCCAGGTTTCCACAAGGTTTTCCATCGGAATGCAAGGGTTCTAGGTTCTAG
- the LOC113770529 gene encoding probable xyloglucan endotransglucosylase/hydrolase protein 23: protein MISLAFFKASFLLQFTIIASFLLAAYAGNFYQDVAQTFGDQRFKILEGGQLLTLSLDKTSGSGFQSKNEYLFGRFDMQLKLIPGNSAGTVATFYLSSQGQGHDEIDFEFLGNSSGQPYTVHTNVYAQGKGGREQRFRLWFDPTTSFHTYSIVWNPQRIIFLVDNIPIRVFNNQESNGVPYPKNQAMRVYCSLWNADDWATQGGLVKTDWTLAPFTVSYRNFNANGCVKVPGSSACGSTNSLNNDQAWQSQGLDAKGRNRIRWVQQKFMIYNYCSDATRFPQGFPTECRGSGF from the exons ATGATCTCCCTTGCCTTCTTTAAAGCTTCATTCCTCCTGCAGTTTACCATAATTGCATCATTTCTACTAGCTGCCTATGCTGGTAATTTTTATCAAGATGTCGCCCAGACTTTTGGGGATCAGAGGTTTAAGATTCTCGAGGGTGGCCAACTTCTCACGTTGTCCTTGGACAAAACTTCGGGCTCTGGATTTCAGTCCAAGAATGAGTATTTGTTTGGAAGATTCGACATGCAACTTAAGCTTATACCAGGCAACTCTGCTGGTACCGTGGCCACATTTTAT TTATCGTCCCAAGGACAAGGACATGATGAGATCGATTTTGAGTTCTTGGGAAACTCTTCTGGACAGCCTTACACAGTCCACACCAACGTTTATGCTCAAGGAAAAGGTGGCAGGGAACAACGGTTTCGCCTGTGGTTCGATCCCACAACATCCTTCCACACCTATTCAATTGTTTGGAATCCTCAAAGGATCAT ATTCTTGGTGGATAACATACCAATAAGAGTCTTCAACAATCAAGAATCAAATGGAGTACCATACCCCAAGAACCAGGCCATGAGAGTCTACTGCAGCTTGTGGAATGCAGATGACTGGGCTACACAAGGCGGCCTTGTTAAGACTGATTGGACGCTTGCCCCATTCACTGTTTCTTACAGAAACTTCAATGCAAATGGATGTGTTAAGGTGCCTGGATCATCAGCCTGTGGTTCCACAAATTCGCTGAACAATGATCAGGCGTGGCAATCTCAAGGGCTTGATGCTAAGGGAAGAAACAGGATTCGATGGGTTCAGCAGAAATTCATGATCTATAACTATTGTAGTGATGCTACTAGGTTTCCACAAGGCTTTCCTACTGAATGCAGGGGCTCTGGGTTCTAG
- the LOC113772022 gene encoding xyloglucan endotransglucosylase/hydrolase protein 22-like gives MSPSGMLKLCILMASFILEASAACNFYRDVKINFGDGRAKIDKSGQLLTLSLDKLSGSGFESEYEYIFGRFDMPIRLVPGNSAGTVTTFFLSSQGERHDEIDFEFLGNASGQPYTLHTNVYAQGKGNREQQFRLWFDPTAAFHTYSIVWNPRRIIFLVDGSPIRVFNNDEGAGIPFPKNQPMKVYCSLWNADDWATQGGRIKTDWTLAPFLASYRNFNPDACVWSASTGSSCASRSPDSVNTQAWQTQGLDAKGRNRMRWVQSKFMIYDYCNDSTRFNGRFPAECRRSRFL, from the exons ATGTCACCTTCAGGAATGCTTAAACTTTGCATACTAATGGCTTCCTTCATCTTGGAAGCCTCAGCAGCTTGTAACTTCTACAGGGATGTCAAGATCAATTTTGGCGATGGAAGAGCTAAGATAGATAAATCAGGCCAGCTTCTCACACTGTCTCTTGACAAATTATCTGGTTCTGGTTTTGAATCCGAATATGAATATATCTTCGGTAGATTCGACATGCCAATCAGACTTGTACCTGGGAATTCAGCTGGCACAGTCACCACATTCTTT TTATCTTCTCAAGGCGAAAGGCATGATGAGATTGATTTTGAGTTCCTAGGTAATGCATCTGGGCAACCATATACCCTTCACACCAATGTTTATGcacaaggaaaaggaaacagGGAACAACAATTCCGTCTCTGGTTCGATCCAACAGCAGCCTTCCACACTTACTCTATAGTTTGGAACCCCCGGAGGATTAT TTTCTTGGTAGATGGTAGTCCCATCAGAGTATTCAACAACGATGAAGGAGCTGGCATTCCATTCCCAAAGAACCAGCCCATGAAGGTTTACTGCAGCTTATGGAATGCAGATGATTGGGCAACACAAGGTGGACGGATCAAAACAGATTGGACACTAGCCCCTTTTTTGGCCTCCTATAGAAACTTCAACCCTGATGCTTGTGTATGGTCAGCATCAACCGGTTCATCATGTGCTTCCAGATCCCCTGATTCTGTCAATACACAAGCATGGCAAACTCAAGGACTTGATGCTAAGGGAAGAAACAGAATGCGATGGGTCCAATCCAAGTTCATGATCTATGATTATTGCAATGATTCCACAAGGTTTAATGGACGTTTTCCTGCAGAATGTAGGCGTTCAAGGTTTCTTTAG
- the LOC113770871 gene encoding probable xyloglucan endotransglucosylase/hydrolase protein 23, producing MISLAFFKASFLLQFTIIASFLLAAYAGNFYQDVAHTFGDQRFKILEGGQLLTLSLDKTSGSGFQSKNEYLFGRFDMQLKLIPGNSAGTVATFYLSSQGQGHDEIDFEFLGNSSGQPYTVHTNVYAQGKGGREQRFRLWFDPTTSFHTYSIVWNPQRIIFLVDNIPIRVFNNQESNGVPYPKNQAMRVYCSLWNADDWATQGGLVKTDWTLAPFTVSYRNFNANGCVKVPGSSACGSTNSLNNDQAWQSQGLDAKGRNRIRWVQQKFMIYNYCSDATRFPQGFPTECRGSGF from the exons ATGATCTCCCTTGCCTTCTTTAAAGCTTCATTCCTCCTGCAGTTTACCATAATTGCATCATTTCTCCTAGCTGCCTATGCTGGTAATTTTTATCAAGATGTTGCCCATACTTTTGGGGATCAGAGGTTTAAGATTCTCGAGGGTGGCCAACTTCTCACGCTGTCCTTGGACAAAACTTCAGGCTCTGGATTTCAGTCCAAGAATGAGTATTTGTTTGGAAGATTCGACATGCAACTAAAGCTTATACCAGGCAACTCTGCTGGTACCGTGGCCACATTTTAT TTATCGTCCCAAGGACAAGGACATGATGAGATCGATTTTGAGTTCTTGGGAAACTCTTCTGGACAGCCTTACACAGTCCACACCAACGTTTATGCTCAAGGAAAAGGTGGCAGGGAACAACGGTTTCGCCTGTGGTTCGATCCCACAACATCCTTCCACACCTATTCAATTGTTTGGAATCCTCAAAGGATCAT ATTCTTGGTGGATAACATACCAATAAGAGTCTTCAACAATCAAGAATCAAATGGAGTACCATACCCCAAGAACCAGGCCATGAGAGTCTACTGCAGCTTGTGGAATGCAGATGACTGGGCTACACAAGGCGGCCTTGTTAAGACTGATTGGACGCTTGCCCCATTCACTGTTTCTTACAGAAACTTCAATGCAAATGGATGTGTTAAGGTGCCTGGATCATCAGCCTGTGGTTCCACAAATTCGCTGAACAATGATCAGGCGTGGCAATCTCAAGGGCTTGATGCTAAGGGAAGAAACAGGATTCGATGGGTTCAGCAGAAATTCATGATCTATAACTATTGTAGTGATGCTACTAGGTTTCCACAAGGCTTTCCTACTGAATGCAGGGGCTCTGGGTTCTAG
- the LOC113770528 gene encoding probable xyloglucan endotransglucosylase/hydrolase protein 23 encodes MISLAFFKASFLLQFTIIASFLLAAYAGNFYQDVAQTFGDQRFKILEGGQLLTLSLDKTSGSGFQSKNEYLFGRFDMQLKLIPGNSAGTVATFYLSSQGQGHDEIDFEFLGNSSGQPYTVHTNVYAQGKGGREQRFRLWFDPTTSFHTYSIVWNPQRIIFLVDNIPIRVFNNQESNGVPYPKNQAMRVYCSLWNADDWATQGGLVKTDWTLGPFTVSYRNFNANGCVKVPGSSACGSTNSLNNDQAWQTQGLDAKGRNRIRWVQQKFMIYNYCSDATRFPQGFPSECRGSRF; translated from the exons ATGATCTCCCTTGCCTTCTTTAAAGCTTCATTCCTCCTGCAGTTTACCATAATTGCATCATTTCTACTCGCTGCCTATGCTGGTAATTTTTATCAAGATGTCGCCCAGACTTTTGGGGATCAGAGGTTTAAGATTCTTGAGGGCGGCCAACTTCTGACCTTGTCCTTGGACAAAACTTCGGGCTCTGGATTTCAGTCCAAGAATGAGTATTTGTTTGGAAGATTCGACATGCAACTTAAGCTCATACCAGGCAACTCTGCTGGAACCGTCGCCACATTTTAT TTATCATCCCAAGGACAAGGACATGATGAGATTGATTTTGAGTTCTTGGGAAACTCTTCTGGACAGCCTTACACAGTCCACACCAACGTTTATGCTCAAGGAAAAGGTGGCAGGGAACAACGGTTTCGCCTGTGGTTCGATCCCACAACATCCTTCCACACCTATTCAATTGTTTGGAATCCTCAAAGGATCAT ATTCTTGGTGGATAACATACCAATAAGAGTATTCAACAATCAAGAATCAAATGGAGTACCATACCCCAAGAACCAGGCCATGAGAGTCTACTGCAGCTTGTGGAATGCAGATGACTGGGCTACACAAGGTGGCCTTGTTAAGACTGATTGGACGCTTGGCCCATTCACTGTTTCTTACAGAAACTTCAATGCAAATGGATGTGTTAAGGTACCTGGATCATCAGCCTGCGGTTCCACAAATTCATTGAACAATGATCAGGCATGGCAAACTCAAGGGCTTGATGCTAAGGGGAGAAACAGGATTCGATGGGTTCAGCAGAAATTCATGATCTATAATTATTGTAGTGATGCTACCAGGTTTCCACAGGGCTTTCCTAGTGAATGCAGGGGCTCTAGGTTCTAG
- the LOC113770530 gene encoding xyloglucan endotransglucosylase/hydrolase 2-like, whose translation MISVAFFKASITLQISVIASLLLAASASNFYQDVDQTFGDQRFKILEGGQLLTLSLDKSSGSGFQSKNEFLFGRFDMQLKLIPGNSAGTVTTFYLSSQGPGHDEIDFEFLGNSSGQPYTIHTNVYAQGNGGRELQFRLWFDPTTSFHTYSIVWNSQRIIFLVDNIPIRVFNNQESNGVPYPKNQAMRVYCSLWNADDWATQGGRVKTDWALAPFTVSYRNFNANGCVKVPGSSACGSTNSLNNDQAWQSQGLDAKGRNRIRWVQQKFMIYNYCSDATRFPQGFPSECRGSRF comes from the exons ATGATCTCCGTTGCCTTCTTTAAAGCTTCAATCACCCTGCAAATATCTGTAATTGCATCACTTTTACTAGCTGCCTCTGCTAGTAACTTTTACCAAGATGTCGACCAGACCTTTGGCGATCAACGGTTTAAAATTCTTGAGGGTGGCCAACTTCTAACATTGTCCTTGGACAAATCTTCAGGCTCTGGATTTCAGTCCAAGAATGAGTTTCTATTCGGAAGATTCGATATGCAACTTAAGCTTATACCTGGCAACTCTGCTGGCACTGTAACCACATTCTAT TTATCATCCCAAGGACCAGGACATGATGAGATTGATTTTGAGTTTTTGGGGAACTCTTCTGGACAGCCTTATACCATTCACACCAATGTTTATGCTCAAGGAAATGGTGGCAGGGAACTACAGTTTCGCCTGTGGTTTGATCCCACAACATCCTTCCACACCTATTCAATCGTTTGGAATTCGCAAAGGATCAT ATTCTTGGTGGACAACATACCAATAAGAGTATTCAACAATCAAGAGTCAAATGGAGTACCATACCCCAAGAACCAGGCCATGAGAGTCTACTGCAGCTTGTGGAATGCAGATGACTGGGCTACACAAGGCGGCCGTGTTAAGACTGATTGGGCACTTGCCCCATTCACTGTTTCTTACAGAAACTTCAACGCAAATGGATGTGTTAAGGTGCCTGGATCATCAGCCTGTGGTTCCACAAATTCATTGAACAATGATCAGGCATGGCAGTCTCAAGGGCTTGATGCCAAGGGGAGAAACAGGATTCGATGGGTTCAGCAGAAATTCATGATCTATAACTACTGTAGTGATGCTACCAGGTTTCCACAAGGCTTTCCTAGTGAATGCAGGGGCTCTAGGTTCTAG